From the Haemophilus parainfluenzae genome, the window TGGATGGTAAACCAGTCACCTCTCGTAATGCAGAACGTTATGGTGTGCGTGGTGAACGTAATTCTCGTGGCGACAGCAACTGGGTGCCGGTTGAAGCGATTGAAAAAATTGAAGTATTACGTGGTCCTTCAGCAGCACGTTATGGTTCAGGTGCAATGGGTGGGGTGGTGAATATCATCACTAAACCTGTTACCAATGATTTACACGGTAGCTTAAGTTATTACACCAATCAACCAGAAGACAGCGATGAAGGTGCAACGAACCGTGTCGGTTTTAATCTAAGCGGTGCGTTAATTAAAGATGTATTGCAATTCCGTTTATATGGTAACTGGAACAAAACGCAAGCGGATGAAGTCGGTATTAATGGCGATCCTGCTATTGCCGGTCGTGAAGGTGTACGTAATAAAGATATTAATGGCCGTTTAGTGTGGAATATCAATGAGAAAAATAAATTAACCTTGGATTCTGGTTTTAGTCGCCAAGGCAATATTTATAACGGTGATACGCAAAATAGTGCGACTGAGCTTTACAACAGTATTAAAGCGCCTTATACCAGACAACTTGCTAGCTCAAAGGCGGAAACTGCTCGCCTTTATCGTCAGAATTATGCGTTAACTTATGAAGGTAAGTTTGATCATTTTGATAACAAAACTTATATCGCGTTTGATAAAACTAAAAATAGCCGATTACCTGAAGGATTAGCTGGTGGGCCAGAGGGAAGCTATACTAGCACTACAGGTTTTACTAACTCAATTTTAAAAAATACACGTTTTAGTTCAGAATTCTATATTCCATTTACACTTGGTGTAGAACACATGGTGACCTTGGGATTTGAAGGTACACATAGCACCTTAGATGATAAGCAGTCAATGACACAAAATCTTGGAGAAAAAGTGATTTTTGTGACAAATGCTAAGGGGCAAAGAGTACCAAAAGTTATTACTGATCCAACAGAATCATTCCCAGGTATTACAAAAAATCGTGGTGGTTATTCTAGCCAGACCGAATGGGCTATCTTCCTAGAAGATAATATTTCGGTGACTGATAAGCTTATTTTAACACCTTCAGCTCGTTATGATCATAATAGTTATTCGGGATCGAATGTGAGTGGTGGGCTTAATTTCCTGTATGCTGTCACAGATAATGTGAATGTAAAAGGTGGAATTGCTAGAGCTTATAAAGCACCAAATCTTTATCAAACTAATCCAAACTACTTACTTTATACACGTGGACAAGGTTGCCCAACCGCAGGTGATTATTCATGTTATTTCCAAGGTAATGAAGATTTGAAACCAGAAACTAGCTGGA encodes:
- a CDS encoding FepA family TonB-dependent siderophore receptor; the encoded protein is MYKSNHLKTTSFFAFSALTIALFSNYSHAEEKLEEIKVTAEDQVKQSLGSSLVTAKDLEKRPATNDISEVLRTMPGVNLTGNSSTGQRGNKRQIDIRGMGPENTLILVDGKPVTSRNAERYGVRGERNSRGDSNWVPVEAIEKIEVLRGPSAARYGSGAMGGVVNIITKPVTNDLHGSLSYYTNQPEDSDEGATNRVGFNLSGALIKDVLQFRLYGNWNKTQADEVGINGDPAIAGREGVRNKDINGRLVWNINEKNKLTLDSGFSRQGNIYNGDTQNSATELYNSIKAPYTRQLASSKAETARLYRQNYALTYEGKFDHFDNKTYIAFDKTKNSRLPEGLAGGPEGSYTSTTGFTNSILKNTRFSSEFYIPFTLGVEHMVTLGFEGTHSTLDDKQSMTQNLGEKVIFVTNAKGQRVPKVITDPTESFPGITKNRGGYSSQTEWAIFLEDNISVTDKLILTPSARYDHNSYSGSNVSGGLNFLYAVTDNVNVKGGIARAYKAPNLYQTNPNYLLYTRGQGCPTAGDYSCYFQGNEDLKPETSWNKEIGVEYNKDGYLASITYFRNDYRNKIVPSNKLIGVTSNKNEVYQWSNANRALVEGLEGNLTLPLIENKLSWVNNFTYMHKTKNKDTGNPLSIVPKYTLNSSLSYQITDGFDAMLTYTQYGKQTGRKVKEIRMENAAALANSTEIGSYAVWGLSAGYNWKDTISVRIGVSNLFDKRVYRENNGASTYNEPGRAYYATVKYSF